The following are encoded in a window of Harmonia axyridis chromosome 7, icHarAxyr1.1, whole genome shotgun sequence genomic DNA:
- the LOC123684755 gene encoding putative E3 ubiquitin-protein ligase UBR7, with product MSENQIVEEDSTFEDPEGVVTLDEVLQYENKLMEDTAAVLGDMSDKNCSYVEGYIKRQALYSCLTCIPEAKTDPDKRAGICLACSYHCHEGHELIELYTKRNFRCDCGNSKFDSKQCNLCPDKITSNEENLYNQNFQGTYCVCSRPYPDPEDPVSDEMIQCVICEDWYHSRHLNAPVPSTPFVEMICFTCVGNHEFLSHYAGLSITQVRETPLEVKEDVDITNTQKEETTTEPTEDQSENAEVSTLKECKKPKEKVEAGTLFWVDTTWRNSLCSCDICLKMYGDENVLFLLDPEDPLPVYEEKGKANIQGLIEDQDKKFLANMNRVQLIETIAGYNDLKDNLSDFFKRFAEQKKVIKPEHVKEFFDEMNAKRQKMDVPPYFCR from the exons gaaaataaattaatggaAGATACTGCAGCTGTTCTTGGCGATATGAGTGATAAAAATTGTTCTTATGTTGAA GGTTATATTAAGCGTCAAGCATTGTATTCTTGCTTAACCTGTATTCCTGAAGCTAAAACAGATCCAGACAAGAGGGCTGGAATTTGTCTTGCCTGTAGTTATCATTGTCATGAAGGGCATGAATTGATTGAATTGTATACTAAACGAAATTTTCGTTGTGACtgtggaaattcaaaatttgattccaAACAGTGTAACCTGTGTCCTGATAAAATTACTTCTAATGAGGAGAATCTCTACAATCAAAACTTCCAAGGTACCTACTGCGTTTGTAGTAGGCCATATCCTGATCCTGAAGATCCCGTTTCTGATGAAATGATACAATGCGTTATATGTGAAGATTGGTATCATTCTAGACATTTGAATGCACCAGTTCCTTCAACCCCATTTGTAG aaatgatTTGCTTCACTTGTGTTGGGAACCATGAATTCTTATCTCATTATGCTGGATTATCCATTACACAAGTTCGTGAGACTCCTCTTGAAGTAAAAGAAGATGTTGATATAACTAATACCCAAAAGGAAGAAACTACTACTGAACCTACTGAAGACCAATCAGAGAATGCAGAAGTAAGCACTCTTAAAGAATGTAAAAAACCCAAAGAGAAAGTTGAAGCTGGTACACTCTTTTGGGTTGATACTACATGGAGAAATTCTCTTTGTAGTTGTGATATTTGTTTGAAAATGTATGGAGATGAGAATGTATTATTCTTATTGGATCCTGAAGATCCTTTGCCAGTGTATGAAGAGAAGGGAAAAGCTAACATCCAAGGATTAATCGAAGATCAAGATAAGAAGTTTTTGGCAAATATGAATCGAGTCCAGCTGATTGAAACTATTGCTGGTTACAACGACCTGAAAGATAATTTGTCAGATTTCTTCAAAAGATTTGCTGAACAGAAGAAGGTCATCAAGCCGGAACATGTTAAAGAATTTTTTGACGAAATGAATGCTAAAAGGCAGAAAATGGATGTACCACCATATTTTTGTAGATga
- the LOC123684283 gene encoding radial spoke head protein 9 homolog — MNLESVLGTLETTGYVGHVICTEEAMVLHNSLLILQNENHFRNTFFWGRISGVERDYYIAFGYVTDALKGRVYYYSRDCVNWGLLPNPTQHAKKVTPFCNTKFQGDPALVIDIMIEREETTWDTPLYKPEIKKLKEEDRLAATVHMITNEAALVPRGALFTKPDGVVVENISFEGLTLLDSRELSSYQHYRMPTRKWNTNLLTRDDYNYATDFLDPLDIDIPEGCWQIQILAGDTIAIIKSLFWPGLYAYHVVETPKYGFVYFGSGKKCLDTAFMLLPSS, encoded by the coding sequence ATGAATCTAGAATCTGTTTTGGGGACTTTAGAGACAACTGGTTATGTTGGCCATGTTATATGTACTGAAGAGGCAATGGTACTTCACAATTCCTTGTtgattcttcaaaatgaaaaccattTTCGGAACACGTTTTTCTGGGGGCGAATTTCAGGAGTAGAACGTGATTACTACATAGCCTTCGGCTATGTCACAGATGCTCTAAAAGGTAGAGTTTACTATTACAGTAGAGACTGTGTCAATTGGGGGCTTTTACCAAACCCAACACAGCATGCCAAAAAAGTGACACCATTTTGTAACACGAAATTTCAAGGAGATCCGGCTTTAGTGATTGACATTATGATAGAAAGAGAAGAAACAACATGGGATACCCCTCTATACAAACCGGAAATCAAGAAACTGAAAGAAGAAGATAGATTGGCAGCAACTGTCCATATGATAACGAATGAGGCTGCTCTGGTGCCACGTGGTGCTTTATTCACTAAGCCCGATGGTGTAGTGGTGgaaaatattagttttgaaGGTTTGACTCTGTTGGATTCACGAGAACTGAGTTCTTATCAGCACTATAGAATGCCTACGAGGAAATGGAATACGAATTTGTTGACTCGAGATGATTATAACTATGCCACGGATTTCTTAGATCCTTTAGATATAGACATACCGGAAGGTTGTTGGCAGATACAGATTTTGGCTGGAGATACTATAGCTATAATCAAGTCATTGTTTTGGCCTGGCTTGTATGCCTACCATGTGGTAGAAACGCCGAAATATGGATTTGTATATTTTGGATCAGGAAAAAAATGTTTAGATACAGCTTTTATGCTTTTACCTTCCTCTTAA
- the LOC123684466 gene encoding uncharacterized protein LOC123684466 isoform X1: MRKASSIGLEYHHPSGSQTLWVLELYTMMWINTFLLCIACAWAYVEKGDILPEIFLEQLADRIQRENDLSYLDIDNSNPLGSRSLEEERFDPLDYDLGDAPLHPSIRDQEYLKHSSLWSSKYSGGQSAGGMDQQPHSATLGITTKAKNTLPAYCNPPNPCPVGFGAEEGCLEDFENTAAFSRRFQDAQDCMCDAEHMFDCPSNRDPFLDNSMDGFNGFEFNSFVQQQLQDNSMNPFLFGERLPVAAKKGNRVL; encoded by the exons ATGCGCAAGGCATCATCGATTGGTTTGGAATACCATCATCCCAGTGGTTCTCAGACCCTCTGG gtcttAGAACTTTACACCATGATGTGGATCAACACTTTTCTTCTGTGCATCGCATGTGCTTGGGCATATGTCGAAAAA GGCGATATTTTACCCGAAATTTTCCTGGAACAACTAGCTGACAGAATTCAGAGAGAAAACGACTTGAGCTACCTGGATATCGACAATTCAAACCCTCTCGGATCAAGATCTCTGGAAGAAGAACGCTTCGATCCTTTGGATTACGATTTGGGGGACGCCCCACTTCATCCAAGTATCAGGGATCAGGAGTACTTGAAACATAGTAGTCTCTGGAGCTCGAAGTATTCTGGAGGTCAATCCGCTGGGGGGATGGATCAACAACCGCATTCTGCTACACTAGGCATCACAACCAAGGCCAAAAACACCCTGCCTGCTTATTGCAACCCTCCTAACCCTTGTCCAGTTGGATTTGGCG CTGAGGAAGGTTGCTTAGAAGACTTTGAAAATACAGCCGCTTTCAGTAGACGGTTCCAGGATGCTCAGGACTGTATGTGCGACGCAGAGCACATGTTTGATTGTCCTTCGAACAGGGATCCTTTTCTCGACAACTCTATGGATGGATTTAACGGTTTTGAATTCAACAGTTTTGTACAGCAGCAACTTCAG gacaATTCAATGAACCCTTTCCTCTTCGGAGAACGACTTCCTGTTGCTGCTAAAAAAGGCAACCGTGTACTGTAA
- the LOC123684466 gene encoding uncharacterized protein LOC123684466 isoform X2, whose translation MMWINTFLLCIACAWAYVEKGDILPEIFLEQLADRIQRENDLSYLDIDNSNPLGSRSLEEERFDPLDYDLGDAPLHPSIRDQEYLKHSSLWSSKYSGGQSAGGMDQQPHSATLGITTKAKNTLPAYCNPPNPCPVGFGAEEGCLEDFENTAAFSRRFQDAQDCMCDAEHMFDCPSNRDPFLDNSMDGFNGFEFNSFVQQQLQDNSMNPFLFGERLPVAAKKGNRVL comes from the exons ATGATGTGGATCAACACTTTTCTTCTGTGCATCGCATGTGCTTGGGCATATGTCGAAAAA GGCGATATTTTACCCGAAATTTTCCTGGAACAACTAGCTGACAGAATTCAGAGAGAAAACGACTTGAGCTACCTGGATATCGACAATTCAAACCCTCTCGGATCAAGATCTCTGGAAGAAGAACGCTTCGATCCTTTGGATTACGATTTGGGGGACGCCCCACTTCATCCAAGTATCAGGGATCAGGAGTACTTGAAACATAGTAGTCTCTGGAGCTCGAAGTATTCTGGAGGTCAATCCGCTGGGGGGATGGATCAACAACCGCATTCTGCTACACTAGGCATCACAACCAAGGCCAAAAACACCCTGCCTGCTTATTGCAACCCTCCTAACCCTTGTCCAGTTGGATTTGGCG CTGAGGAAGGTTGCTTAGAAGACTTTGAAAATACAGCCGCTTTCAGTAGACGGTTCCAGGATGCTCAGGACTGTATGTGCGACGCAGAGCACATGTTTGATTGTCCTTCGAACAGGGATCCTTTTCTCGACAACTCTATGGATGGATTTAACGGTTTTGAATTCAACAGTTTTGTACAGCAGCAACTTCAG gacaATTCAATGAACCCTTTCCTCTTCGGAGAACGACTTCCTGTTGCTGCTAAAAAAGGCAACCGTGTACTGTAA